One window of the Pedobacter ginsengisoli genome contains the following:
- a CDS encoding serpin family protein, with the protein MKKKYTLFLIIAAFIITATSCKKDNKTLDQGKDLILTAREQQKVEADNAFTFKLFKETLSSPIAGKNLMLSPLSVSIALGMTSNGSNGSTLEAIRNTMEFKDFTEAEVNSYYHKIVTELPQLDPKATLEIANSIWYTNNFTALPAFLKVNTDNYNAEVAGLDFSSPTAKDKINNWVNNRTHGKIPSIIDHISSDIVMFLINAVYFKSDWKYKFDKSKTAKSDFNLDANNKVQADFMVAKASVNYQSLQEASIYELPYGNEKYSMVIVLPGSATANINEFAGSITPAKWKGWMTGLIKTGMEIKMPKFKFSYEIKLNDQLEHLGMGIAFGKNGFADFTRINAAGKLQIDEVKHKTFIEVNESGTEAAAVTSVGIQLTSVQQPSAVLINRPFVYAIREMKTGLILFTGILSNPLLDK; encoded by the coding sequence ATGAAAAAGAAATACACATTATTTTTAATCATTGCTGCTTTCATTATCACAGCCACATCTTGCAAAAAGGATAACAAAACCTTAGACCAGGGAAAAGATTTAATATTAACTGCAAGGGAGCAGCAAAAGGTAGAAGCCGATAATGCTTTTACTTTTAAACTGTTTAAGGAAACCTTATCTAGCCCTATAGCCGGTAAAAACCTAATGTTATCGCCTTTAAGTGTAAGCATTGCATTGGGTATGACAAGTAACGGAAGTAATGGATCTACCCTGGAGGCCATAAGAAATACTATGGAATTTAAAGATTTTACAGAAGCTGAAGTAAATAGTTACTACCATAAAATAGTAACTGAACTGCCTCAGTTAGATCCAAAGGCGACATTAGAAATTGCCAATTCAATCTGGTATACAAACAACTTTACCGCATTACCTGCCTTTCTTAAAGTAAATACAGATAATTATAATGCCGAAGTTGCAGGACTGGATTTTAGCAGCCCGACAGCAAAAGATAAAATTAACAACTGGGTAAATAATAGAACACATGGAAAGATTCCAAGCATAATTGATCATATAAGTAGTGATATAGTAATGTTTCTGATTAATGCGGTTTACTTTAAAAGCGACTGGAAATATAAATTCGATAAGAGTAAAACTGCTAAATCAGATTTTAACCTGGATGCCAATAATAAGGTTCAAGCAGATTTTATGGTTGCAAAAGCTTCGGTTAATTACCAGAGTTTGCAAGAGGCAAGTATTTATGAACTTCCTTATGGAAATGAAAAATATAGTATGGTAATTGTATTACCAGGATCGGCTACTGCCAATATCAATGAATTTGCCGGATCCATCACTCCTGCAAAATGGAAAGGATGGATGACAGGTTTAATAAAAACCGGTATGGAAATAAAAATGCCTAAGTTTAAATTTAGCTATGAAATTAAGCTGAATGATCAATTAGAGCATCTGGGTATGGGGATTGCTTTTGGTAAAAATGGCTTTGCTGATTTTACAAGAATAAATGCCGCAGGTAAGTTGCAAATAGACGAGGTGAAACACAAAACTTTTATTGAAGTAAATGAAAGTGGTACCGAGGCTGCCGCTGTTACCTCTGTAGGAATTCAACTTACATCGGTGCAGCAACCATCTGCTGTTCTTATCAATCGTCCGTTTGTATATGCTATCCGCGAAATGAAAACCGGATTGATTTTGTTTACCGGTATTTTAAGTAACCCGCTACTAGATAAGTAA